ACTCACTGTGTAGTCCATGGACTATACCATGGGCATTACCTGGGTGCTAATTTACAATGTAGACGAGGGCCTGCTGAGTCAGAAACAGTGTTAAACCAGAACTTCAAGGTGATTTGCATGTACATTACATTTTAGAAGCACTGCCCTAGGTGATTCTTAACTGCAGTCCAGACTGAGAACTCCTGACTTAACAGGTGAAGAAGGTGAGAGCCTCACTGCATTATCAGTGCCTGCATCCTTAAGTGCTATCTCTGGCTTGTGATCTCAGTCATACTCTTGACACAAGAGTCAGGtcccactttttttcttttttaccaggGAAATGAAATTCAGAGCAACCAGATAAATCATGTTTTCCCTAGATATTTCTTCCCACTGATGCCAGTACCTAAGTCCATGTGTAAAATCTGTTGGTGTGGATCAAGCTGTACCAAGGGGTGAAAATCCCAGCAGTTGGATTCAGTTATGTTTTTAATGCAGGAGATTCCCACTTCTCTTAATGCTCCCGTGTGCTTTGTCAGCTTTGAGATACACTGAGGAGTATTAGGGCTCTCCGGAGAAACAATAGGGGATTGTATCTATATTGAGAACTCTATCTATCTACATACCTGCATGTATCTCTATTATCGCTATCATTTGTATTAGTGAAATTGTAGTGTGTTTTAGATACCATAACATGTTTTGTGGGGACAAAATTGTATCCataaattttggggggaaaaaagtcaatGTTAGTGCTAAGTGGTTGAGGCTAGTGAGTTCTTGTTCTGTGAGGATTTAGTAGAAGTAGTGATTCTAACTTGAAAAGAGTTTTGTTGCTTTTAAAGTTGGAGGAATCATGTCTCAGCCTGAAGCACAACCAATATTTATGAAACAGCACCTAcatccaggcactgtgccaggtgctggttCTGCTGCAGTTGTGAAGGCAGACATGGCCTCTCCTACATGGAAATTATGATCTGGTAGGGAAGACTGCTATAAAGAAATAATCTCATTGGCATGGAGTGCTGTGGGACAAGCACAGGACGCTTGGAAACATAGCAGTGCATTCCCATCGGGTCTGGGGAGACAGGGAAGGTTTGCTAGGTAGGCGACATGTAATATATGTGAAGGGTAAACAGAGGTAAGCCACTTGAAAAGGGAGCAGAGGAAGAAAATGCTAGCTGGGAGGGATAGTGCAGGTGCAAAATGCCAGAGCAGGATTGTTGCATTTAAGTCCAGCTCTGCTGGAGAGTGGAATGTGAGTGTAGTTGTGGGGCCAGGTGAAGCTATAGAGCTAGGCAAAGGTCAGGTCATGTATCACTTTTTGGAAGGAATCTGCCTTTAAGGAATTTGCCACTATGTTAAGATCGATGAGAATCCATGAAGACTTTATGGAGAATGGTCTTCAGTTCTTCATCTCAGAATGCCTAGTGTGATGAAGAATATTGACATAAAGGGTATTCAAACATGGAAGCAGGGACGTGAAATAAGTTGTCCCAACAGTGCAGACAAGATACGATGTCAGCCTTATCTAAGGCAGTGACAATGTAGATAAAGAGTGGATGAATGGGAAAGACAGTTAATTTATAGATCTTGTTGATGGATTGTATGTTGATTAGAGAAAGGAGGGAATGAAAGAAAACTCCCAGGTTTTTGACTGCAGCACCTGGAACTCTTTTTTTCTGACATACGGGAGATTAGAGGAGGAGGGAATTGAGAGAGGAGCAGGAGAGATCAAGAGTTTCTTTTGAGATCTGTTTAGCTGAAAATGTATGTGGTACATCCAAACAAAGATAATCATTAAGCAATTGAGTATACTCTTTTATAGGTTAGAGACACTGGGACCCCTGGAGGCCAGTCTCTCTGCAGTAACAGCTCCAGCTCCAAGGAGGAGACTCAGTGGCAGGGACTTTGGGTGACTGCAGCAGCTGTGTTCAGCTTTGGTGAAGACTGTGGGGTCCTTGGTAGCAAAGTCTGCAGATGTCCACAGTGTGATGAGGTTGCTGGTGTTCTCATGCTCTCCTTTTCCCCATGGGGTAAAATCCCTCCAAGGACATCCCTCTTGGTGACCATTTTGGAGGCTAGGAAGTTGAAGACCGAAGCTCCAGCAGGTTCAGTGTCTAGTGAGGACCTCTTCCTGGTTCATTTCATAGATGCCCATCTTCTTGCTGTGGCCTCACATAgcagaaggggtgagggagctctctggggtctcttttataaaagggcactaatcccttcatgggggctccaccctcatgacctaatcacctacCAAAGGCTCCACCTTGATACCACCTTTCTGGGGAGTaggattttaacatatgaatttgggagggggacacattcagtccataaagGTGGTGCTACCTTTCCCACAAAATTTTAAACTGGTTTCAAGGTGTAAAGATCTTTGACTACCAAGATAATGTGCACTTAGGCTGAAAATCCATATAAAGTAAAGTGACTCATCTACTtcggaaaacaatttggcatcaCCTTATTGTTTGAATATTCAAATACCtcctgacccagcaattccactcctaagtgtGCACCAAAGAGAAACTCTTGCAAATATGCACCAGAAGACTGAACAAGAATATTTAAGGTAATGGTGTCTATATAGCAGAAAACAAAATGTTGCCCATAagcaagaagaacaaaaacagatAAATCAGAGATGCTGAGTACTGATGGCCTTTCTTCAAAAACTGAATATAGCCGCATGTGAAGCTGGGTCTAAATCTAGACTTCCCAGTGACATGATGTACTTCCCTTTTTGTTTAAACTAAATTGAGTTGGGATTCTCTTTCTTCCAAGTAAAGGAGTTCCTATTACACCACAAAAAGTCTAATCAAAATCTCAAAAATTAGGTCTTGACATATTCAATAATAAAACACCAAAGTGGTCCCCTGAATGCCAGAATATGCTTCGATGACAAGTTTCAAGATAGAGCTGATTTAAAAAGAAGGAgatatgaacacacacacactaagtcCGAAGAAGCCAGAATTAAATTACCTGGAGGGGAACATCTCTGCTGCTGACTTTCCAAATTCTTACTTTTACAAATAGAGGGAAGAGGTTTTAAGGGAAATTAATGGAAAAGTGTAAAGAAAGATGAAGGAACAAGACAATAAAAGAGGCAAGTGTTCCCGAGAGAGAAATGGTCAGTTACTGAAACTGAGCTCAGGAGGAAAAGGGAGGATTGCCCAGGCTTTCCCTGAAGGTGAGTAGAGGTAGTAGGGAAGGAAAACAGGGTGAATTCGATTTTCATTCCGGGAAGTGCTACCAAGAGGAGATAGTGTGCTTTCTGTATGTTGCTACCTTCGAAGTATGTAGCAACAGTGAACTTctgtagtcatcaaaccataagaaaagagaacaaaaaggaataaaaaaacctacaaaatatcgctttggcagtttggggtcttttatggttccatctaattttggaattgtttgttctagttctgtgaaaaacgttGTGAGtactttgacaggggttgcatggatctgcagattgctttgggtagtacagccattttgatcatgttgattcttccaatccaagggcaCAAGAtatgtttctatttctttgtatcatcttcaatttccctcgtcaatgttttagttttcagagtatatgtAACCTTCtgggttaagtttatttctaggtattttgttctttttgatgcattGGAAATGTTTGTGCCAGTTATTAAATTCTGGCttttgaactggaaaaaaaaagtggatgaagggctgcaaatggcaaaatagtcttctttcttatgggtgagttgtattccattacatatatatgctgcatcttctttatccattcatctattgatgtgcacttacgatgcttccatatcttgacaattataaataatgttgctgttaatagccaggtgtatgtatatttttgaattcttattttgtggttggctttattcctttgataactatgtaagttaaaaaagctaaagctctaaacgttcttagaaacaatgaataatatatatatgtagatttttaaaaatatgcagtatattgtgtatatgtatctatatgcaATATGTTGTATATGTACAGTCAATTGTAacaattccaaaaataaatacataaagttattataaaatattggccaaaaaacacaattctacctaataaaactgaaaactgaaaaataaataaataaaccatccAACAGAGGTTAGTAAACTAGGTGTTGAAATTTGAGGAAGATTGATTGATCTTGCCCCAAatcccagagggaaaaaaaaccttgcCACCCCAGCCATAGGTACCCTTGCTTCTAATCCCTGTTTCTCACTAGGTTCAGCATCCAGCATTAATTGGACCCATTCCTCCACGCTCAGCTGCATCACTTGACTGTCTTTCACACACTAGGAATCCAGATCTCTAACAAACACTGCACAGTAGAATTGCTCTATTTTGAGTGCACATACATATCCACAAAGACTGCCCTCATCATTTACTTCAAGTAATTTGCACGAATAATTTATCTTCTTCTCTCTACAGTAGTGATAGACAAGCAACTTATTAatgcatttttctatttctctttctaatttgTCAAGGTCAGTCTTCTCTGCTTTAAAGCCAATTacttcttgtttttcttcatttaaaccaATAAAGAAATACCCCCTCAAGTATTTGCAAATGCAGAAACATACTGAGGGAGAATCTCTTTAATGCAATGTAACAACTTTTCTCTTGAGAAGTCTTTGATTTCAACATCTGTGGATTCAGTAAAGATGAGGTTTCTCTGTACCTGAGTTGCATCCTATTAAAAAAGTCAGCAGCCAAGGCCTTCATGTTACTTTCTTCTTGCTCACCAAAACAGAACATCTCTGAAGGTTATGTGTTAATCCCTTTGCAGTTTCATGCTTGTCTTGAGGAATTCCAGTGCAGCAGTAGCACTCATGATATTTACAGATGTTATATCTCTTTTGCACAAATTGGAGCTCAAGGAAGCAATCCTCAAATCAAAGATTTCTGGATTCCACAATTTGACAACAATCAGAAAATGTTTGTCTCACTGCATAAAGGCTAAGTATTTGTGAACAAATGAGACAATATTGGTAAAAGAATGTTTCAAATATAATCCTATTCCATCTTTTTTATAACTACAGTTTTCATTCTCAATTTTAGCCTTACTCTCTGCCCATCTAGAATTCAGCAAAGCAATCACAGATCATGAGATGTTTtcattctgctttttttctcagttgactatctttcattttctttatgttctTCTCCCCAAAAGTGACATTTCCCACAGATAGAACCAGCTCATTAGAGTCAGTGTCCGAAACAACACAGATGGTCATTTTCCCAGGAGTCATTCAATTTCCAAGCAGAAGtccttttctgtaaaacagaCAGAGGCATTTAAAACAGGACCTGAGCAGGAGAGACCACAAATTCTCTATTGTGAGGCAAACTCAACAAAAtcctttattttgctttatcCTATATTCCACTGGATCCCATGG
This portion of the Vicugna pacos chromosome 16, VicPac4, whole genome shotgun sequence genome encodes:
- the LOC102533319 gene encoding LOW QUALITY PROTEIN: ribonuclease SLFN12 (The sequence of the model RefSeq protein was modified relative to this genomic sequence to represent the inferred CDS: inserted 4 bases in 3 codons; deleted 1 base in 1 codon; substituted 4 bases at 4 genomic stop codons), which gives rise to MTPGKMTICVVSDTDSNELVLSVGNVTFGEKNIKKMKDSQLRKKQNENISXSVIALLNSRWAESKAKIENENCSYKKDGIGLYLKHSFTNIVSFVHKYLAFMQXDKHFLIVVKLWNPEIFDLRIASLSSNLCKRDITSVNIMSATAALEFLKTSMKLQRDXHITFRDVLFXGEQEESNMKALAADFFNRMQLRYREXLIFTESTDVEIKDFSREKLLHCIKEILPQYVSAFANTXRGYFFIGLNEEKQEVIGFKAEKTDLDKLEREIEKCINKLLVYHYCREKKINYSCKLLEVNDEGSLCGYVCALKIEQFYCAVFVRDLDSXCVKDSQVMQLSVEEWVQLMLDAEPSHSKKMGIYEMNQEEVLTRH